Proteins encoded in a region of the uncultured Paludibaculum sp. genome:
- a CDS encoding carboxypeptidase-like regulatory domain-containing protein, whose translation MTRLARLLAVLAFLHVLAGNLPAQSIYSTLTGVVADPSEALVANATVRLRDERSGSMRETVTNGQGYYTFASVPVGGYELTVEAPGFVTYKETGIALGGGERRNINVTLKLGSTSETVVVTGTSELLVPVDSGEKSTTLNTKQIENFVQVGSNAAEFIKMMPGFGIQNSYSNAANYSGQTMGINANGNAGSQSPLNNAYAYNGLPSNTLDITADGAHVSDPGCNCDTPVNPNSDMIGEFKITMSNFSAENQKGPAVISSVAKSGGTAFHGSGFMYARHYVLNSNDWLNNQSSKPRPQNKYYYPGFTLGGPVIVPGTNFNKDRSKLFFFTGYQYFYQVLDTGLLQAAVPTDGMINGNFSPTELASLGTTTASGSAPGQINARNLALYPGGIIPASAIDTSMQSLMKLYPKPNSNPNATGGYNWTDDLLFNQNNHQWMSRVDYNISDNTKMFVRYNMQREVQRFPIQVWANTTTQQLPYPTQVLGNNRSDSVTASLTHVFSPSMTNEFVFGYTFIGFPNVFEDPSKVDPAKVGFTEKLLYKNAVAQIPNINNGVESAKIANYGGFEVGGPSAGLYANKWMPSFSDIMTKVWGRHTLKGGVFWEYIRNAQPASNASNGAFTFNNGNSNTLGNEYADMLVGNLNTFNQYSFNRVNDIAYKTWEGFVQDSWKVNKRLTLELGVRITHFTPWVDRLGYGFSVFDYSKYNSSCTPTQYCGFIWNKRDSNVPLGGFPTRGAYYQPRFGMAYDVFGDGSTVLRGGWGMYYFHSGQFTTGLDVAAGVETITLSNNQGIGESPYVASPTTNARPLMVRDLGSMNFSSAALSPGAVDSEDDRQPLTKSYSFTVAQRLPWSSLLELAYVGNESTELAFTGGPGSSLNLVPVGAMLSSANGGVDPNSLVANNFRPLKGFSDVNLATHGTYANYNALQATWGRTRGRYMLNLNYTFSKALGIISSTYDPFNMRNNYGVQASNRTHIFNVAYSVELGSFTKNRIAGGLVNGWQVSGLVQMQSGANLTSNRGNNFGMNTNSYKIPGTTYNVSSTSLLGTPSIQLRPLVTCDPTANLAEHQYVNQNCFAMPTHIGENGPTTLPVIYGPAFFNADLGVFKNVDIREGKRLQFRANAYNFLNHPLWSFPGTANLTLGFSGSTGLLNTPLFGYATQKQGRRTIQLAVKFIF comes from the coding sequence ATGCGTGAAACGGTCACGAACGGACAGGGTTACTACACGTTCGCGTCGGTGCCAGTCGGAGGCTACGAGCTGACGGTTGAAGCGCCGGGCTTCGTAACTTACAAGGAGACCGGGATTGCGCTGGGCGGAGGCGAAAGGCGCAACATCAACGTCACCTTGAAGCTTGGAAGTACATCGGAGACGGTGGTGGTCACCGGCACGTCGGAGCTGTTGGTGCCGGTCGATTCCGGTGAGAAATCCACAACTCTAAATACCAAGCAGATCGAGAACTTCGTTCAGGTCGGCAGCAATGCCGCCGAGTTTATCAAGATGATGCCAGGCTTTGGCATTCAGAATTCCTATTCCAATGCGGCCAACTATTCCGGCCAGACGATGGGCATCAACGCTAACGGCAATGCCGGCAGCCAAAGCCCCCTAAACAACGCATACGCCTACAATGGACTACCCAGCAACACGCTGGACATTACGGCGGACGGGGCGCACGTTTCCGATCCGGGCTGCAACTGCGATACGCCGGTGAATCCCAACTCGGACATGATCGGTGAGTTCAAAATCACGATGTCCAACTTCAGCGCCGAGAACCAGAAGGGGCCAGCGGTGATCAGTTCGGTGGCCAAGTCCGGCGGCACGGCCTTCCACGGATCAGGATTCATGTACGCCCGCCACTACGTACTGAACTCCAACGATTGGCTGAACAACCAGAGTTCCAAGCCGAGACCGCAGAACAAGTACTACTATCCCGGCTTCACACTTGGCGGTCCGGTGATTGTCCCCGGGACCAACTTCAACAAGGATCGGAGCAAGCTCTTCTTCTTCACGGGATACCAGTATTTCTACCAGGTGCTCGATACCGGCCTGCTGCAAGCCGCGGTACCAACAGACGGAATGATCAACGGTAATTTCTCTCCGACGGAGCTCGCCAGTCTGGGAACGACGACGGCGTCTGGTTCCGCGCCCGGGCAGATCAACGCGCGCAATCTGGCATTGTATCCGGGCGGCATCATTCCCGCCTCTGCCATCGATACCAGCATGCAATCGCTGATGAAACTCTACCCGAAGCCGAACTCCAATCCCAACGCGACGGGTGGGTACAACTGGACCGACGATCTGCTGTTCAATCAGAACAACCATCAATGGATGTCGCGCGTGGACTACAACATCAGCGACAACACCAAGATGTTCGTGCGCTACAACATGCAACGCGAAGTGCAGAGATTCCCGATACAAGTCTGGGCAAACACCACCACCCAGCAGCTACCGTATCCAACGCAAGTACTTGGGAACAACCGGTCCGACTCCGTCACCGCTTCTTTGACGCACGTCTTCAGCCCGAGTATGACGAACGAGTTTGTCTTCGGCTATACCTTTATTGGGTTCCCCAACGTGTTTGAGGATCCCTCGAAGGTGGATCCGGCCAAGGTGGGGTTTACCGAGAAGCTGCTCTACAAGAACGCCGTTGCTCAGATCCCGAACATCAACAATGGGGTTGAGTCCGCTAAGATCGCCAATTATGGCGGCTTTGAGGTTGGTGGTCCGTCCGCAGGACTGTACGCGAACAAGTGGATGCCCAGCTTCAGCGATATCATGACCAAGGTTTGGGGCCGACATACCTTGAAAGGTGGTGTGTTCTGGGAATACATTCGGAACGCTCAACCAGCGAGCAACGCCTCGAATGGAGCCTTTACATTCAATAACGGCAACTCCAACACTCTGGGCAATGAATACGCCGACATGCTGGTGGGTAATCTAAATACCTTCAATCAGTACTCGTTCAACAGGGTGAACGACATCGCCTACAAGACGTGGGAGGGCTTCGTCCAGGACTCCTGGAAGGTCAACAAACGCCTTACTCTGGAACTCGGTGTCCGCATCACGCATTTCACGCCTTGGGTGGACCGACTCGGCTACGGGTTCTCGGTCTTCGACTACTCGAAGTACAACTCCAGTTGCACGCCCACACAGTACTGCGGGTTCATCTGGAACAAGCGCGACTCCAACGTCCCGCTAGGGGGCTTCCCGACGAGGGGCGCCTACTATCAACCGCGGTTTGGCATGGCCTACGATGTCTTCGGCGATGGCAGCACTGTGCTGCGTGGAGGGTGGGGCATGTACTACTTCCACTCGGGGCAGTTCACTACCGGGTTGGATGTGGCAGCGGGCGTGGAGACGATTACACTCAGCAACAATCAAGGCATCGGCGAGTCACCGTACGTAGCGAGTCCGACCACCAATGCCAGGCCGCTCATGGTGAGGGATCTCGGCTCGATGAACTTCTCGAGTGCCGCACTCTCGCCGGGCGCGGTGGACAGCGAGGACGACCGGCAGCCGCTCACAAAGAGCTACAGCTTCACGGTCGCGCAGCGCCTGCCCTGGTCCAGTCTGCTGGAACTGGCCTATGTCGGGAACGAAAGCACGGAGCTTGCGTTTACCGGCGGCCCAGGCAGCAGCCTGAATCTGGTGCCGGTGGGCGCGATGCTCTCTTCCGCCAATGGAGGAGTCGATCCGAACTCGCTGGTCGCCAATAACTTCCGTCCCCTTAAGGGGTTCTCGGATGTGAATCTGGCGACCCATGGGACCTACGCCAACTACAACGCGCTACAGGCGACCTGGGGCCGCACCCGGGGCCGCTACATGTTGAACCTCAACTACACGTTCTCCAAGGCGTTGGGGATCATCAGTTCCACGTATGACCCGTTCAATATGAGGAACAACTATGGCGTCCAGGCCAGCAATAGGACTCACATCTTCAATGTGGCTTACTCCGTCGAGCTGGGCAGCTTCACCAAGAACAGGATCGCGGGCGGTCTGGTCAATGGCTGGCAGGTCTCTGGCCTGGTTCAGATGCAGAGTGGGGCCAACCTCACCAGCAACCGTGGCAACAACTTCGGCATGAATACCAACAGCTACAAGATCCCGGGCACGACGTACAACGTCAGTAGCACGTCCTTGCTGGGTACCCCGAGCATCCAACTACGGCCGTTGGTTACCTGCGATCCAACGGCCAACCTGGCGGAGCATCAGTATGTCAATCAAAACTGCTTCGCCATGCCTACGCACATCGGTGAGAATGGGCCCACCACGCTCCCCGTCATCTACGGACCAGCGTTCTTCAACGCGGATCTGGGTGTCTTCAAGAACGTCGACATCAGGGAAGGGAAACGGCTTCAGTTCCGGGCCAATGCCTACAACTTCCTGAATCATCCGCTCTGGTCATTCCCCGGGACGGCTAACCTGACGCTCGGGTTTAGTGGCAGCACGGGTCTTCTCAATACCCCGCTATTCGGGTATGCAACGCAGAAACAGGGCCGCCGTACGATCCAGTTGGCGGTGAAGTTCATCTTCTGA
- a CDS encoding CRTAC1 family protein, with protein MRRLPFFVAIGVCGALILAEGPGSAQAPAVRPHFVDAAPRSKIAYTTNNSFSGRKYFPQPMCGGVAIFDFDNDGRLDIFFTNGAKLPELKKIDASYFNCLLHQKADGTFEDVTAKAGVTGSQLDFNFGVAVGDYDNDGYEDLFLCSIGKNALYRNNGNGTFTDVTAASGIGGKPPDTLSIAAAWFDYDNDGLLDLIVSNYTIWNPKSDARCMMSDLDYYCDPRRYPSVPHRLYHNLGNGKFLDTTAKAGFSSAPGKGMGVSIADFNGDGWPDVFFANDTEPNSLFINRRNGTFEEQGLELGVAYNENAHVGSSMGSDAKDFDNDGKVDIFYNNLMGQIWQLLRNRGDMFDYYSSLSKIQKLSTPYSGWSNGFIDYNNDGWKDIYSANGDVDMMSPKSPQHDTLFENLDGRTFADVSEMIGKDFLRKGYQRGSAFGDLNNDGALDIVVTSLNEGPRILMNSAGTGNHWLSLRLTGRKSARDAIGAKVKLTTASGRVLYNHVAISTGFMSSSDKRVHFGLGREAKVSSLEVTWPSGIRQTLNNVAPDQQLAIEEPLK; from the coding sequence GTGAGGCGCCTGCCGTTTTTTGTCGCGATTGGCGTCTGTGGCGCATTGATCCTGGCAGAGGGTCCCGGAAGCGCCCAGGCGCCCGCTGTCCGCCCACACTTTGTGGATGCTGCGCCGAGGTCAAAGATCGCCTACACCACCAACAACAGCTTCTCGGGCCGCAAGTACTTTCCACAGCCCATGTGCGGCGGCGTCGCCATCTTCGATTTTGACAACGATGGCCGGCTGGATATCTTCTTCACGAATGGCGCCAAACTACCGGAGCTGAAGAAGATCGACGCATCCTACTTCAACTGCCTGCTTCACCAGAAGGCCGACGGCACCTTCGAGGACGTAACGGCCAAGGCCGGAGTGACGGGCAGCCAACTCGACTTCAACTTCGGGGTCGCAGTGGGCGACTACGACAACGACGGGTATGAGGACCTGTTCCTTTGCAGCATCGGAAAGAACGCCCTGTACCGCAACAACGGAAATGGGACTTTCACGGATGTGACGGCGGCCTCAGGCATAGGAGGCAAGCCGCCTGACACTCTCAGCATCGCCGCAGCCTGGTTTGACTATGACAACGACGGACTGCTGGATCTCATCGTCTCCAACTACACGATCTGGAATCCAAAGTCAGATGCCCGCTGCATGATGAGCGATCTCGACTACTATTGCGATCCGCGACGCTACCCCAGCGTCCCGCACCGCCTCTACCACAATCTCGGGAACGGCAAGTTCCTGGATACGACGGCAAAGGCGGGGTTCTCCTCCGCGCCAGGCAAAGGCATGGGCGTTTCGATCGCCGACTTCAACGGCGATGGCTGGCCGGACGTGTTTTTCGCGAATGATACCGAGCCCAATTCCCTGTTCATCAACCGCAGGAACGGCACCTTCGAGGAGCAGGGACTCGAACTGGGAGTCGCGTACAACGAGAACGCGCACGTCGGCTCGTCGATGGGCTCCGATGCCAAGGACTTCGACAATGACGGCAAAGTGGATATCTTCTACAACAACCTGATGGGCCAGATCTGGCAGTTGTTGAGGAATCGCGGCGACATGTTCGATTACTACTCGTCCCTGTCGAAGATCCAGAAGCTCAGTACGCCCTACTCCGGATGGAGCAATGGATTCATCGACTACAACAACGACGGATGGAAGGATATCTACTCCGCGAACGGTGACGTGGACATGATGAGCCCTAAGTCACCGCAGCACGACACTCTCTTCGAGAACCTCGATGGCAGGACATTCGCGGATGTGTCGGAGATGATTGGCAAGGACTTCCTGCGGAAAGGCTACCAGCGAGGCTCGGCGTTCGGCGACCTGAACAACGATGGAGCACTGGACATCGTCGTGACATCGCTCAACGAGGGACCGCGCATCCTGATGAACAGCGCCGGCACGGGCAATCACTGGCTGTCACTGCGCCTCACCGGGCGCAAGAGCGCGAGGGATGCAATTGGAGCAAAAGTGAAACTCACCACTGCGTCCGGACGCGTGCTCTACAACCACGTCGCGATCAGTACCGGATTTATGTCATCGAGCGACAAACGCGTTCACTTCGGCCTGGGTCGAGAGGCGAAAGTCTCTTCCCTCGAAGTCACGTGGCCCAGCGGCATTCGCCAGACCCTCAACAACGTCGCGCCCGACCAACAACTGGCGATTGAAGAACCCTTGAAGTAA
- a CDS encoding tetratricopeptide repeat protein: MSPAYAAVILTLLCQPAGAQQNPERTLQEAVALHRSGAMEQAIAKYRAYLKLKPDAVEARSNLGAALAKTGRYAEAITEYSSALKRRPGDPGIRLNLALAHYKLGRISDAAVELASLHKERPSEPQITLLLADSWLRQGQDRQVIQLLSPLEQQDQDNLAVAYLLGTALLRDKQVARGQQIIDRILRHGDSAEARLLLGTAKLHAEEYEAAIADLQKAAELNPQLPEVHSYLGRAHIQTGDTAAARSDFSKELALNPNDFESNLQLAALLKLDQDYEGARKRLDQALLVRPGEPRARFQLAAINLAAGRLDEARIGLEAILRQSPQFIEAHISLATVYYRLKRKEDGDREKALARTLTLKQRSPEGKDSAEKFE; the protein is encoded by the coding sequence ATGTCCCCCGCTTATGCCGCAGTCATCCTGACGCTCTTGTGCCAGCCGGCCGGCGCGCAGCAGAACCCGGAAAGGACTCTTCAAGAGGCCGTAGCGCTGCACCGAAGCGGCGCGATGGAACAGGCCATCGCGAAGTACCGCGCCTACCTGAAACTTAAGCCGGACGCCGTGGAAGCGCGCTCCAACCTGGGCGCCGCGCTGGCGAAGACCGGCCGGTATGCCGAGGCGATCACGGAATACAGCTCAGCATTGAAGCGCCGCCCCGGAGATCCGGGCATTCGCCTGAACCTGGCACTGGCGCACTACAAGCTGGGCCGGATCTCCGACGCAGCCGTGGAACTGGCTTCCCTGCATAAGGAGCGTCCGTCTGAACCGCAAATCACGCTGCTGTTGGCCGATTCGTGGCTGCGGCAGGGCCAGGACCGGCAGGTGATTCAGCTGCTGAGCCCTCTAGAGCAGCAGGATCAAGACAATCTGGCAGTGGCCTACCTGCTGGGCACGGCGCTGCTCCGCGACAAGCAAGTCGCACGCGGGCAACAGATCATCGATCGAATTCTCCGGCACGGCGACTCCGCGGAAGCGAGGCTCCTGCTCGGGACCGCGAAGCTGCACGCGGAGGAGTACGAAGCGGCGATTGCTGATCTCCAGAAGGCAGCTGAACTGAACCCTCAGTTGCCCGAGGTGCACTCCTACCTGGGCCGCGCACACATCCAGACCGGCGACACCGCGGCGGCCCGTTCGGATTTTTCGAAGGAGCTCGCCCTGAATCCCAACGATTTCGAGTCCAACCTGCAACTGGCGGCGCTACTCAAACTGGATCAGGACTATGAAGGCGCGCGCAAGAGACTGGACCAGGCGTTGCTGGTGCGGCCTGGAGAACCACGCGCACGGTTTCAGTTGGCCGCCATCAATCTCGCCGCCGGGCGGCTCGACGAAGCCCGCATCGGTCTGGAGGCGATCCTCAGGCAGTCGCCCCAGTTCATTGAGGCGCACATCTCTCTGGCCACCGTGTACTACAGGCTGAAGCGCAAGGAAGACGGCGACCGCGAGAAAGCGCTTGCGCGTACACTCACGTTGAAGCAGCGCAGCCCGGAGGGCAAAGACAGCGCGGAGAAGTTCGAGTGA